Genomic segment of Harmonia axyridis chromosome 6, icHarAxyr1.1, whole genome shotgun sequence:
ATAtcgtaaaatttttcattattcatttaattccaGAGATATCCAATTGCGCTGCATTCCAGGATGTACTTCTTTAACTAGATAACAAAACAAGACCAGACAGACATACCACCATCACACTTTTTATAAAACCCGATAACACCTCCAAATAAATCAGAAGGAACTTTTCACAATTGAAAAGATACAACAAAATCCGCACAGATGGCGCACATGAAGAttttaaacaaaaattaaattcctCTCATACTACATTTAAATAACAGAGTCATTTTATACAATGTACATTTATGTACATATTGTCGTAAGTATATTTTTTTGAGTCTCTGTGCGTACACCTttataataacaaaaaacatAAACGAAGTGGATGTATTTGGGCCAAGGCACTCGAGCCACTCAATGTTTGGACAATGAGTGACCCGAGTGTTTTCCCTAACTGCTCGTACTAGCCATGGGACTTACTGGAGACAGGGGCGTGCATGTTGCATCTCTTAAACATCCGTTCAGAGTGATAAGAAGTTTCCTAGAACCCGCATGATCTCTGTGTTCACAGAGCCAAACGCCCTGCCATGTACCAAGGTTGAGTTTGCCTTCAGTGATTGGTATGCTCAGGGAAGAGCCAAGAAAGCACGCTTTTACATGGGCAGgctagaaaaatttcaatatggaCTTAAATAAAATCAGTAATTATATAAAGACAACCTtattacctaacctaaccataaGTCAATCCAGATACAAAAAAGGTAGATCTAAGCCATATGCCTTGGTATTCAAAGAAACAAGCTATTTTCGGTTTCCGTTAAGTTGAAAAGCACTTATAAGTTGCTAGCgaataaattaaatgacagaTCAATGTCAGCATCAGTAACGAAAACAGTTGTGCCAACTAAGTGACAAAACCCAATTTGAAAATCCCTTTAAGTGTTTTTGAAAGATCGATTTCAGGTACTCTTCTGAGACAACATGTATTTAAAAAACTAAGGTTAATTTAAACAAGACCAATGATTTATTTGGTACCTTCTCTTTGACCCTAAACCAAAATGAAAGATTGAATTTTGTCTGATTCTCATTTCACGCTTCATTGGAAACAGCAATTACAtaaaaaatagtaataataatgatgaatatTTGCTAACAGGTTCTGTAATGTCATAATATGTTACAATACCATCATTGTTTTCAATGAAACGAAATCCTTAATGTTGCTATAAGTTGAACTATAAAAACCGCAAAAAAATCCATTCAACAGTTTTGGATGTAGGCATATACAAATTAAATTTGTATGCCATTTTAGTGCCAGCgttcatttttgattaattattcaatataaagaCCGAGTTTCTACTGTTTCATTATatgtatacaggatgttccaaatcaagtcggcaccattgccaactccattattattgatgctacggtttcggttaaatgggcaaactggtagcatttttagtggtcttcttgatgccgaaaacaaaaaaaagattgacagtcgcgttgtcataatatttcataaaatgatatttttttcaatggaacaccctatattttttcatgcatttcgattcgtaataacattctcaacaacaaagctcatatcacctttcttcctaGAGTGGAAAATGAgcaacttattttgaaatattttcttctttcactagtacaaaaaatttatttgttttggcaaataaaacctcatgattgtccaaacaaccattttttgtacttatacgaatgacaatattttattactaatagcaaaataagacagtaaaaagaaaaagtGCTCTGGGATGTGAACTTgtgaaacccgtgatcatcatgtcgcaacactcaatatatttatttatttatcatttatttattattattatttattatttccatctTGGAGCCATtccgctagccgcattcattttgtgaatcaatagtgtcaatagaaggtCACAAATATGTGTTCACcaagaaggcggtgtttttgaacatttacttgatattttatagcgccttatcaaatccgtttgttataaacgtttcctattaatacaactaTCTTATTTTtacctttacgaaaaaaagtcaaatgagctatgttgttgagaatgttattgcgaatcgaaatgcatgaaaaaatatatggtgttccattgaaaaaaatatcattttatgaaatattatgacaacgggacagtcaattttttgtttgttttgggCATCGTGAAGACCACTGAAAATGCTTCTAGTTTGCctatttaaccgacatcgtagcatcaataataacggagttagcaatggtaatgacttaatttggaacaccctgtatattttctgtCAGCCTCAATTCCATAATAATAAAGGATCATTTGAAGAATTATTTCTATTTTGAGATATAATTGAAGCAAACTCACCATATCATCAGGGCCTTCGCAAGAATGTCTGTAAGGCAAACCCTCAGGAACTATTTTATTCAACATCATCTCCATATCATCCCGTACATCAGGATCCCAACTTTCGTTAAGGGCTAAGCTGGCACTAGTATGAAGTActagaaaaaaatacatttataattaattgataAATCAAAGAGCTTCTTCAGAATTAGAAGTTATAAACACAATATTTTAGATTTGAACATATCTTCAGAATATTCTAATATATT
This window contains:
- the LOC123682134 gene encoding UPF0047 protein YjbQ isoform X2, with protein sequence MASSARIIQSSSAWFQKKINLRPQHRGVHLVTEEILRQVPELSQFAMGLCHVQILHTSASLALNESWDPDVRDDMEMMLNKIVPEGLPYRHSCEGPDDMPAHVKACFLGSSLSIPITEGKLNLGTWQGVWLCEHRDHAGSRKLLITLNGCLRDATCTPLSPVSPMASTSS
- the LOC123682134 gene encoding UPF0047 protein YjbQ isoform X1, with protein sequence MASSARIIQSSSAWFQKKINLRPQHRGVHLVTEEILRQVPELSQFAMGLCHVQILHTSASLALNESWDPDVRDDMEMMLNKIVPEGLPYRHSCEGPDDMPAHVKACFLGSSLSIPITEGKLNLGTWQGVWLCEHRDHAGSRKLLITLNGCLRDATCTPLSPTLTASDLDRSCAEPTKPK